A window of the Candidatus Paraluminiphilus aquimaris genome harbors these coding sequences:
- a CDS encoding LysE family translocator: MSLDLILLFIPTIAAVSLTPGLCMTLAFTLGLSIGYRRTLWMMWGEMVGVATVFISTFWGLGWLLSRDPLYFKLFSLIGGAYLLYLSLMLVRQPPEKLVAKQLGDTSAASLAGLGFITAISNPKGWAFLIALLPGFVVTESPLAPQFTIMLLIMLSTEFLSMTLYATGGQWLATRLSNDSGLLSVNRIAAGMLALAAVWVLSGVLN, from the coding sequence ATGTCGCTAGATCTCATCCTTTTATTCATCCCCACCATTGCTGCGGTGTCACTGACACCGGGCCTGTGTATGACATTAGCATTTACACTCGGTCTTTCAATAGGCTACCGGCGAACCCTCTGGATGATGTGGGGTGAAATGGTCGGAGTCGCAACCGTTTTTATTTCAACGTTTTGGGGTTTAGGCTGGCTGCTATCCAGAGATCCCCTCTATTTCAAGCTCTTTTCGCTCATCGGCGGAGCGTATTTGTTATACCTTTCGTTGATGCTTGTCAGACAGCCACCAGAAAAACTCGTGGCAAAGCAGCTGGGCGACACCAGCGCGGCGTCGTTGGCCGGGCTGGGCTTTATTACCGCTATCAGCAATCCAAAAGGCTGGGCATTTTTGATCGCTTTACTGCCGGGATTTGTCGTAACTGAGTCGCCTCTGGCCCCCCAATTCACGATCATGCTTCTCATTATGCTCTCTACCGAGTTTCTGTCGATGACACTGTATGCGACAGGCGGTCAATGGTTGGCAACCCGGCTTAGTAATGACTCAGGCCTACTGAGTGTTAACAGAATCGCTGCTGGCATGCTTGCTTTGGCTGCAGTTTGGGTCCTATCTGGCGTCCTGAATTAG
- a CDS encoding alpha/beta fold hydrolase, protein MIDANETFDGTWPFRPRFTSASGFKQHYVDEGPRGAETILCLHGEPTWGYLYRKMIGPLSENYRVVVPDHMGFGKSETPQDRVYTLQTHVENLERFVEDLDLQDLTIVCQDWGGPIAGAFTARNPSRVSRLFMANTVLGYGGGKAAAGRTPWFEWIAKHEEAGTLNGILGELGSTILSVMKIIGFQNSAAVDDTWIRAYSAPFPDRESCIGGINFPLDVHYGRFLPFVFETMETGDIDALKAKPAILISGDKDYGIAQDHAISDFKGLFPDRRVIKVEGVGHFCQEDIPQQLVNFIQEFIADHPQGAS, encoded by the coding sequence ATGATTGATGCGAATGAAACATTCGACGGCACATGGCCCTTCCGCCCGCGCTTTACCTCAGCATCTGGTTTTAAACAGCACTATGTTGACGAAGGGCCAAGGGGCGCAGAAACTATCCTATGCCTCCATGGCGAGCCGACTTGGGGGTATCTTTATCGCAAGATGATCGGTCCGCTGTCCGAGAACTATCGAGTCGTAGTGCCAGACCATATGGGCTTTGGTAAGTCAGAGACGCCACAAGATCGCGTCTACACACTTCAGACCCATGTTGAAAACTTAGAGCGCTTTGTCGAAGACCTCGACTTACAAGACCTTACAATTGTCTGTCAGGATTGGGGCGGTCCAATAGCCGGCGCTTTCACAGCACGAAATCCCAGTCGAGTGAGCCGATTATTTATGGCTAATACGGTACTTGGTTATGGCGGGGGGAAGGCGGCGGCAGGAAGAACGCCTTGGTTTGAATGGATTGCTAAACACGAAGAGGCGGGGACACTTAACGGTATTCTTGGCGAACTCGGTAGCACGATCCTATCGGTGATGAAGATCATTGGCTTTCAGAATTCTGCCGCTGTCGACGATACATGGATTCGCGCCTATTCAGCCCCTTTTCCCGATAGAGAGTCGTGTATTGGCGGGATTAACTTCCCGCTCGATGTCCACTACGGTCGGTTTTTACCCTTTGTCTTTGAAACCATGGAAACCGGCGATATCGACGCCTTAAAAGCGAAGCCCGCCATCTTGATTTCTGGCGATAAAGACTACGGCATTGCTCAGGACCACGCGATCTCCGATTTCAAAGGACTTTTTCCGGATCGTCGCGTAATAAAAGTCGAGGGGGTAGGGCACTTTTGTCAGGAGGATATTCCCCAGCAGCTCGTGAATTTCATTCAGGAATTTATCGCTGATCATCCGCAGGGCGCCAGCTAA
- a CDS encoding 2OG-Fe(II) oxygenase: MQSDSNLALSSRLSIGDYIPHALIETTEQRLDIQSKAGEPNIFVVLSEAHGALAPQALGLAFPYRHFVLTETASDSTQHKRVFSSAALCRLFLHPLVPISAFVTDANLKIVDYVDAQNLNELQAELTEIRVPTLNLPAPVLVIPNAIDEALAEDLMRYVDNHQEAGFVADQDFKRRLHIHPDRDLEYRLDDKLCKSVLPEIEKVFYSEITHRETYKICRYDGANSGKFGKHRDTIAPHLHRRYAITLVLNDDYEGGGIAFPEYNSDVLSVPKYGAVVFPGALFHQVDEIASGSRYVIISFFFGEAEAAVKEDSERYRFTVKRRVEGLTLTSLMPNQSKPAP, from the coding sequence GTGCAAAGCGATTCAAATTTAGCTCTGAGTTCTCGTCTCTCGATCGGGGATTACATTCCTCATGCGTTGATCGAGACAACTGAGCAACGCCTTGATATTCAGAGCAAAGCTGGCGAGCCTAATATTTTTGTGGTTCTGAGCGAGGCGCACGGCGCCCTTGCACCTCAGGCACTAGGGCTCGCTTTTCCGTATCGTCATTTTGTGCTCACCGAAACAGCATCGGATTCGACCCAACATAAGCGTGTTTTTTCAAGTGCGGCTCTCTGCCGTCTCTTCCTGCACCCCTTAGTCCCGATCAGTGCTTTTGTCACCGACGCGAATCTCAAAATTGTTGACTACGTGGACGCTCAAAACCTTAACGAGTTGCAGGCCGAGTTGACAGAGATTCGGGTACCTACCCTCAACCTGCCTGCGCCGGTACTGGTTATTCCAAATGCGATCGACGAAGCGCTAGCAGAAGATCTCATGCGCTACGTCGACAACCACCAGGAGGCTGGCTTCGTTGCCGATCAGGACTTCAAGCGACGGTTACACATTCACCCAGATAGGGACCTTGAATATCGATTAGACGACAAGCTATGCAAGTCGGTTTTACCTGAGATTGAAAAAGTTTTTTATTCAGAAATCACGCACAGAGAAACGTACAAAATCTGCCGCTATGATGGCGCAAACAGCGGGAAGTTTGGAAAGCACCGGGACACAATTGCGCCACATCTGCATCGGCGGTATGCCATCACACTGGTGCTTAACGATGACTATGAAGGAGGTGGAATCGCCTTCCCTGAGTACAACTCAGACGTACTTTCGGTGCCAAAGTACGGAGCTGTAGTGTTCCCCGGTGCTTTGTTTCATCAAGTTGACGAGATCGCCTCTGGCAGCCGATACGTCATCATTAGTTTTTTCTTCGGAGAGGCAGAAGCGGCAGTAAAGGAAGACAGCGAACGATACCGGTTTACCGTTAAACGACGTGTTGAGGGTTTGACACTGACCTCGTTAATGCCCAATCAGTCAAAGCCCGCCCCGTAG
- a CDS encoding FkbM family methyltransferase produces MNELVRLHETVNGPMYLLETDTVICESLRATGDYAADEKALLGELLSESDTVVDVGANVGNHTLFFSRCVGVKGRVLAFEPQRFLFQILCANALLGRHQNVWPYRLAVGDKQGRVEVPVPNYERPNNFGGYSLSFDTFKEEGDIISLDAIAPPQCHLIKIDVEGMELQVLKGAVATIERTRPFLYFEYNRPEFKEEILSFSVNVLGYRLYRHGPNVVGHHRTESAPHVLTDLVELTPEVLQASETSSASAEKIFVSIACFSDPDVVDTVKSCLENAVNPDRVTVGICLQAQPTDRAFDALDALPQVSVDRIDVSEAKGPIYARARCEKLMLDADFFLQIDCHSRFFRGWDDILIAELAKASCLNGKAVLSHYPVNIINMESPEHLDRIGHVNRYRHIDVDSIKSHGALVTLPETPIASLGISAAMLFMSGEVRRLFPYDPELDFGLHAEEQVLYAVRLWTHGYDIFCPTRHALATDYEGSRDRIPDEVKRISNSNRAGWPQASWSKAKFLLGLDTREQVDLVYQDSLAECIQRYGLGDERTLLDYYRYAGIHDQLKETFPNYLYRDE; encoded by the coding sequence ATGAACGAGCTTGTAAGGCTTCACGAGACTGTAAACGGCCCCATGTATCTTCTCGAGACGGATACTGTTATCTGCGAAAGTCTTCGCGCGACAGGCGATTATGCCGCTGACGAAAAAGCGCTCCTGGGTGAATTACTATCTGAGTCCGACACGGTTGTCGATGTTGGGGCAAATGTAGGTAACCACACGTTATTCTTTTCTCGCTGCGTGGGTGTCAAGGGTCGTGTGCTTGCCTTTGAGCCTCAGCGCTTCTTGTTTCAAATATTGTGCGCGAACGCTCTGTTGGGGCGGCATCAAAACGTTTGGCCCTACCGGTTAGCGGTGGGTGATAAGCAAGGTAGGGTCGAGGTGCCAGTCCCCAATTATGAACGTCCAAACAACTTTGGTGGCTATTCGTTGTCGTTTGATACGTTCAAGGAAGAGGGGGATATCATCTCGCTCGATGCCATCGCGCCTCCTCAATGTCACCTGATTAAAATTGACGTCGAGGGCATGGAGCTACAGGTTCTAAAGGGTGCTGTTGCAACGATTGAGCGTACTCGTCCTTTTCTTTACTTCGAGTACAACCGGCCTGAATTTAAAGAAGAAATTCTCTCGTTTTCAGTGAACGTATTGGGCTACCGTTTATACCGCCATGGGCCGAATGTTGTCGGGCATCACCGTACTGAATCCGCGCCACACGTACTGACTGATCTGGTGGAGTTAACCCCCGAGGTTCTTCAAGCAAGCGAAACAAGCTCGGCATCGGCCGAAAAAATCTTCGTGTCAATTGCTTGCTTTTCCGACCCGGATGTCGTCGATACCGTTAAAAGCTGCCTTGAAAATGCGGTTAACCCCGACCGAGTAACGGTTGGTATTTGTCTGCAGGCACAGCCGACTGATAGGGCCTTTGATGCATTAGACGCTCTCCCGCAAGTATCAGTTGATCGAATTGACGTGAGTGAGGCAAAAGGGCCGATCTATGCTCGAGCGCGTTGTGAGAAGCTTATGCTTGATGCCGATTTCTTTTTGCAAATTGATTGCCACTCGCGCTTTTTCCGAGGGTGGGATGATATTTTGATTGCAGAGCTCGCCAAAGCGTCCTGTCTTAATGGCAAAGCTGTTCTCTCCCACTATCCGGTGAATATCATCAATATGGAGTCCCCTGAGCATCTTGACCGAATTGGCCATGTAAATCGGTATCGTCACATCGACGTCGACTCGATTAAAAGTCATGGCGCATTGGTAACGCTTCCTGAGACACCCATCGCATCGCTTGGAATCAGTGCAGCGATGCTTTTCATGAGTGGCGAGGTTCGTCGTCTTTTTCCCTATGACCCAGAACTCGATTTTGGTCTGCATGCCGAAGAACAGGTGCTTTATGCCGTTAGATTGTGGACCCATGGCTACGACATCTTCTGTCCGACACGCCACGCCCTGGCGACTGATTATGAGGGCTCGCGCGATCGTATTCCCGACGAGGTCAAGCGCATCAGCAACTCAAATCGCGCTGGCTGGCCACAAGCTTCTTGGTCGAAAGCAAAGTTCCTCTTGGGCTTAGATACGCGAGAGCAGGTGGATTTGGTATACCAAGATTCCTTGGCAGAGTGCATCCAGCGGTATGGTCTTGGTGATGAACGTACGCTTCTGGATTACTACCGCTATGCAGGCATTCACGATCAGCTGAAGGAGACCTTCCCGAACTATCTGTACCGCGACGAATAG
- a CDS encoding M24 family metallopeptidase, with product MYTIKLKSVFWLLGITVFLGAVSPLSQAQTLAIEPYENRPVLENAIIEERLDTLLPGLMRESGIDMWLVIAREYNDDPVFMSLVPKPRFTARRTTILVFFDRGEQGVERLTVSRYPLGSLYQAAWEGGDLSAQWARLGEVVRERNPQRIAINTSDTWPVADGLSHSLHGKLMSAIGTEFGERVISSESLVVRWMETRLKSEVEVWQRAVGIARETIARAFSSEVITPGVTTLGDVSWFIRTRFEEEGLEPWFHPDVNRQWRGADFAQDAAFLGDGSPNSIIRRGDLLHTDVGLCYLSLCTDTQEMGYVLNLGEAEPPKGLSSAMALGNQWQDLLTHEFRVGRTGNEILAAAQRSIENEGIEHAIYTHPLGLFGHAPGPTIGMWDNQGPTPGRGDWPLHAMTGYAIEGNVTVRIPEWDGQRAQMKLEQSAFFDGSKVIYLAGRQKSLHLVRY from the coding sequence ATGTATACGATTAAGCTCAAGTCGGTTTTTTGGCTGCTAGGCATAACAGTATTTTTGGGTGCCGTCTCACCTTTGAGTCAAGCGCAGACGCTTGCGATTGAGCCTTATGAAAATCGTCCCGTTCTTGAAAATGCGATCATTGAAGAGCGCCTAGACACGCTACTACCGGGCTTGATGCGTGAATCCGGGATCGACATGTGGCTCGTTATTGCTCGCGAGTACAACGATGATCCCGTATTCATGTCGCTCGTGCCAAAACCGCGATTCACCGCGCGGCGCACGACGATCTTGGTGTTTTTTGATCGGGGCGAGCAGGGTGTTGAGCGACTCACTGTAAGCCGCTACCCTCTCGGTTCGCTCTATCAAGCTGCCTGGGAAGGCGGTGATTTGAGCGCACAATGGGCTCGCCTAGGTGAGGTTGTTCGGGAACGTAACCCACAACGTATTGCCATTAATACAAGCGATACATGGCCCGTGGCCGATGGTTTGAGCCACAGTCTGCATGGCAAGTTAATGAGTGCCATTGGAACGGAATTTGGCGAGCGTGTGATTTCGTCTGAGTCGCTTGTTGTTCGATGGATGGAGACGCGCCTAAAGAGTGAGGTGGAAGTCTGGCAACGGGCTGTTGGCATTGCACGAGAGACCATTGCACGAGCCTTTAGTAGCGAAGTCATCACGCCAGGCGTCACGACATTGGGCGATGTTTCCTGGTTTATACGAACACGATTTGAGGAAGAAGGCTTAGAGCCGTGGTTTCACCCAGATGTAAACCGTCAATGGCGCGGGGCGGACTTTGCACAGGATGCCGCTTTTCTAGGCGATGGCTCTCCGAATTCGATTATTAGGCGCGGAGACTTGCTGCACACGGACGTTGGGCTGTGTTATTTGAGTTTGTGCACGGATACCCAAGAAATGGGTTATGTGTTGAACCTTGGAGAGGCAGAGCCGCCAAAAGGGCTCTCAAGTGCTATGGCGCTAGGCAACCAGTGGCAAGACTTGCTAACCCATGAATTTCGAGTCGGTAGAACCGGTAATGAGATCTTGGCGGCGGCACAGCGCTCCATTGAGAATGAAGGTATCGAGCACGCCATTTATACTCACCCTTTGGGTTTATTTGGCCATGCGCCGGGGCCCACAATTGGTATGTGGGATAATCAGGGGCCGACTCCCGGAAGGGGTGATTGGCCGCTACATGCGATGACGGGTTATGCCATTGAGGGTAATGTCACGGTTCGCATCCCAGAGTGGGACGGTCAGCGCGCTCAGATGAAGCTCGAGCAAAGTGCTTTCTTTGATGGGAGTAAGGTGATTTACCTCGCGGGTCGTCAGAAATCGTTGCACTTGGTGAGGTATTAG
- a CDS encoding protein tyrosine phosphatase family protein: MANTFNTVLGYYATRVRKRLGWSGNLRGLEDIFNYVQLDDRVATSGQPTEQQLRLIKDAGYTTIINLAPKDHENALGNEDELLQELGVRYFHLPVVFTNPTREDFEHFIKIFEACGDDPIWVHCAANMRVSAFFYKYRVERLAWSESAAKVDMDKVWEPAKVMGVWQAFIEER, from the coding sequence ATGGCAAATACCTTCAATACAGTACTTGGCTATTACGCGACACGCGTTAGGAAGCGACTTGGATGGTCGGGTAACCTTCGCGGCCTTGAAGATATCTTCAATTACGTGCAGCTCGATGACAGGGTTGCCACTTCAGGTCAGCCAACTGAGCAACAGCTCAGGCTAATTAAAGACGCGGGTTATACAACCATCATTAACCTCGCCCCCAAAGACCACGAAAATGCCTTAGGTAACGAGGACGAGTTACTGCAGGAACTGGGGGTTCGGTACTTCCATCTGCCGGTTGTGTTCACAAACCCGACACGCGAGGATTTTGAGCACTTTATAAAGATTTTTGAAGCATGTGGTGATGACCCAATATGGGTTCACTGTGCTGCAAATATGCGCGTCTCAGCATTTTTTTATAAGTACAGAGTCGAGCGTTTAGCTTGGTCTGAATCAGCGGCCAAGGTTGATATGGATAAGGTTTGGGAGCCCGCTAAGGTCATGGGCGTATGGCAAGCGTTCATTGAGGAGCGGTGA